Below is a window of Campylobacter canadensis DNA.
ATTTAATTTATTTATTAAATTTGAATATTCAATTTTGTTATCTAAATACAACCTTGTTTGAAATCTATTACCATATTGTACAATAAAAGAATTTTTATCTTTATAAATTGCTGTTAATTCATTACTTGCTTGATAATTAAAGTCTTTTTTTACTGGAATATAATTTAATCTATTTCTTGAATTTTTAAGAAATAATAAAAATCTATTATCTAGTGTTACATAAATTGGTTGTTCTATAACTTTTTTTACCGAATACGGATTTAAATCAAAATCTCTTGTAAATTCAATACCTGCTGCTTTTAAATAGCTTTCTAATGCTATTAAATGATAGTACGCTCTTTCGTGAGTTGGCAAGTCTTTACTAGCTTCATTAGCAAAGGCTGCTTTTTTATTTGTTATTGCAAAATAGGTTAATGATTTTAACATTTCTTCATCACCATCTTTAGTATTTGTATTTTTTAAATGATAACTATGTAATTTATGCAATAATCTTTCATTAATACTTGCACAGGTATTGCTTGCTATTTCTTCTAAATTACCATATTTTGCATTTATATTTTTTTGGTCTATTATACAAGAATTACCCCATCTATTAGGATTTTTATCCTTACTTATGTATTTTGGAGAAAAATAGCCACTACCATCGTGTAAATTTACAATTAGCTTTACTTCTGGCAAAAGTATTAAAGATTTTATTCTTTGAATTGTGTTAAAATCTGGGTCGTTATCTTTTATTGCTGCGAATTTTCTATTTAAATCTCCATTAGTACCACGATTTCTAGCAATTATTGAATCAAAAGCTAAATTAGGTACAACAATAACCTTACCCTTTGTAAAAGTATAATTTGTAAGCAATAAACTTGCCGCATGAAATCCGCCCGGCTCATCTCCTTGAATTCCACCAAAAACTAAAACAGTATTATCACAATTTTTATCACATTCTCCTCTTGTATTAATTGTAAAATCAAGAGCAAAAATATTGCTCAACATAAAAAAATATAAAAATATTTTAACCATTTAAAAATCCCCTAACTTTATTATCTATTGTAAATACATCCTCAATTGTATCAATTTTGCAAGTACAAAACTTATCTAAAGCTTTC
It encodes the following:
- a CDS encoding M99 family carboxypeptidase catalytic domain-containing protein, whose protein sequence is MVKIFLYFFMLSNIFALDFTINTRGECDKNCDNTVLVFGGIQGDEPGGFHAASLLLTNYTFTKGKVIVVPNLAFDSIIARNRGTNGDLNRKFAAIKDNDPDFNTIQRIKSLILLPEVKLIVNLHDGSGYFSPKYISKDKNPNRWGNSCIIDQKNINAKYGNLEEIASNTCASINERLLHKLHSYHLKNTNTKDGDEEMLKSLTYFAITNKKAAFANEASKDLPTHERAYYHLIALESYLKAAGIEFTRDFDLNPYSVKKVIEQPIYVTLDNRFLLFLKNSRNRLNYIPVKKDFNYQASNELTAIYKDKNSFIVQYGNRFQTRLYLDNKIEYSNLINKLNLNIDKQIINTNFATIHDAYDSFMVYPINGARVNIIGYNAKGDEAGILIKKNMLQKSFSVDKNGNIYRVEVYENDKFIGAILINFKDKK